One region of Limnospira fusiformis SAG 85.79 genomic DNA includes:
- a CDS encoding ATP-binding protein yields the protein MINTVKQHKFFLEVTALLSVGSVVTGYTKAATPFYTHFSGPTVNSITASKLLDFAKKLGEQSPGLSKEKLAKSVGGAIALGLLQIAQKKTYQHIARELKHLAKHTQQYWLQIEHSSEGIADYEAIGEHHLRYTLAANGSDIFLKTLDLQSWEHLITWLMEQHKSHLSHGIHYYQDAIKAISKHLHKRFAHNLTEIWKQDAAKGGKVFHSMVLDLLRDGQTSAHKIAITQQDILTILKQLNTGLQDKLESIQEALEPYFDQSKTPFTISPQCESIIADTTKYFVGRTHVFEAIKEFLEKEPPGYFVLEADPGYGKTSILARCVQLFEGHCLSYFNSQSLGKVTARQFLENICTELIEYYQLDYTSLPENALRNGKVLSRLLKEASQKLPRGKKLVVVVDALNEVDLSSQTPGSNVLYLPDKLPENVYFIISKRDEKLPLPVSDNKTICNLRQYRSESAWDAGKYTNKRLSQSRFIQQWMASQKLTSEQFCTQLVAKSENNFMYLRYVLNDIHNGVYNGKTLASLPIGLWGYYKHHWQMLRINHKSLPMAQIRAIYVLSKVREPVSCRLLAKLTGVEESVLSTFLEQWDQFLQVQIIDNETRYSIYHGSFHDFLEKQSADSGVNLEELKRGIVENLAKGAPL from the coding sequence ATGATCAACACCGTTAAGCAACACAAATTCTTCCTAGAGGTGACAGCCTTACTGTCTGTGGGTTCCGTCGTTACAGGTTATACCAAAGCGGCAACCCCGTTTTACACACATTTTTCGGGACCTACTGTTAATAGTATCACCGCTAGTAAACTGCTGGATTTTGCCAAAAAATTGGGGGAACAATCCCCAGGCTTGAGTAAGGAAAAATTAGCCAAATCTGTGGGAGGTGCGATCGCTTTAGGGTTATTGCAAATAGCCCAAAAAAAAACCTATCAACATATCGCCAGAGAATTAAAGCATTTAGCTAAACATACTCAACAATACTGGCTACAAATCGAACACAGTAGCGAAGGTATAGCAGACTATGAGGCGATCGGTGAACACCATTTGCGTTATACATTAGCAGCTAATGGGTCAGATATTTTCCTGAAAACTCTGGATCTGCAAAGTTGGGAACACTTAATCACCTGGTTAATGGAACAACATAAATCCCATTTATCCCACGGTATTCACTATTACCAAGATGCCATTAAAGCTATTAGCAAACATTTGCATAAACGGTTCGCCCATAATCTCACAGAAATCTGGAAACAAGATGCTGCTAAAGGGGGTAAAGTTTTTCATAGTATGGTATTAGACTTGCTGCGAGATGGTCAAACCTCAGCCCATAAAATTGCTATTACCCAACAAGACATCCTAACTATTTTAAAACAGTTGAACACTGGACTACAGGATAAACTAGAGTCAATTCAGGAAGCCTTAGAGCCATATTTTGACCAGAGCAAAACACCTTTTACGATTTCGCCACAATGCGAAAGTATCATAGCTGATACAACTAAGTATTTTGTGGGGCGGACTCATGTTTTTGAAGCCATTAAGGAGTTTTTGGAAAAAGAACCCCCAGGTTATTTTGTCTTGGAAGCAGATCCCGGCTATGGAAAAACCTCTATCCTGGCGCGTTGTGTGCAGTTATTTGAAGGTCATTGCCTGAGCTATTTTAACAGCCAATCTTTAGGGAAAGTGACCGCTCGACAATTCTTAGAAAATATCTGCACTGAACTAATTGAATATTATCAACTGGACTATACCAGTTTACCAGAAAATGCCCTCCGAAATGGTAAAGTTTTATCACGGTTGTTAAAAGAAGCCAGCCAGAAGCTACCCCGGGGCAAAAAGTTGGTGGTAGTAGTGGATGCTTTAAATGAGGTGGATTTGTCGAGTCAAACACCGGGAAGTAATGTGCTTTACTTACCGGATAAACTGCCGGAAAATGTCTATTTTATCATCTCGAAACGTGATGAAAAACTGCCTTTACCCGTCAGTGACAATAAAACCATCTGTAATTTAAGGCAGTATCGGTCAGAAAGTGCTTGGGATGCTGGTAAATACACCAATAAACGGCTGTCGCAAAGTCGCTTTATTCAACAGTGGATGGCATCACAAAAGTTGACCTCGGAACAGTTTTGTACTCAACTGGTCGCCAAAAGTGAAAATAACTTTATGTATTTGCGCTATGTGTTGAATGATATACATAATGGGGTGTATAATGGTAAAACTTTGGCAAGTTTACCGATTGGCTTGTGGGGGTATTATAAGCACCACTGGCAGATGCTGAGGATTAACCACAAATCCTTACCTATGGCGCAAATTCGTGCTATTTATGTATTATCAAAAGTGCGCGAACCTGTGTCTTGTCGTTTGCTGGCTAAGTTGACAGGAGTGGAAGAATCGGTGCTATCTACATTCCTGGAACAATGGGATCAATTTTTGCAGGTGCAAATTATTGACAACGAAACTCGATATAGTATTTACCACGGGTCTTTTCATGATTTCCTGGAAAAGCAATCGGCTGATTCTGGTGTGAATCTTGAAGAACTTAAACGTGGTATTGTGGAGAATTTAGCGAAGGGAGCGCCTTTATGA
- a CDS encoding UTP--glucose-1-phosphate uridylyltransferase — protein MKAQENRRVRKAVITAAGFGTRMFPASKMIKKEFFPIVDAEGIAKPVIQVVVEEAINAGIEEVGIIVQSGDRSLFEDYFQGSPKPEFWRKLSPSSRDYSHYLQTLGERITILTQEQQEGFGHAVFCAAPWVHDEPFMLLLGDHVYASDLEVNCARQLLEVYEKVQQSVIGVRITPGDRIQHYGCVAGTPVKDSDYLFDLTEIYEKPTLNYARTNMRVPGLEWDRFLTIFGLYIIEPKIFDLLADNIRHDVREKGEYQLTSCLQTLLEKEQITGYLVPGRCFDTGLPETYFKTLVEFRNIKTKS, from the coding sequence ATGAAAGCACAAGAAAATCGTCGGGTTCGCAAAGCTGTCATCACAGCCGCAGGATTTGGTACTCGGATGTTCCCAGCCTCCAAAATGATTAAAAAAGAGTTTTTCCCTATAGTTGATGCTGAGGGAATCGCTAAACCTGTGATTCAGGTGGTCGTGGAAGAGGCTATTAATGCTGGAATTGAAGAGGTCGGAATTATTGTTCAATCGGGCGATCGCTCCTTATTTGAGGACTATTTCCAAGGGTCTCCTAAACCGGAATTTTGGCGGAAATTGTCCCCCAGTAGTCGAGACTATAGCCACTATTTACAAACCTTGGGGGAACGGATTACTATTTTAACCCAGGAACAACAAGAAGGATTCGGTCATGCGGTTTTTTGTGCCGCCCCCTGGGTGCATGATGAGCCTTTTATGTTACTATTGGGTGACCATGTTTATGCTTCCGATTTGGAGGTAAACTGCGCCCGTCAATTGTTGGAGGTTTATGAGAAAGTTCAACAGAGTGTTATCGGTGTGCGAATTACTCCCGGCGATCGCATTCAGCACTATGGTTGTGTAGCCGGAACTCCGGTTAAAGATTCTGATTATTTATTTGACCTGACGGAAATCTATGAGAAGCCAACTCTCAATTATGCGCGGACAAATATGCGAGTTCCCGGACTGGAATGGGATCGGTTTTTGACTATATTTGGGCTGTATATCATTGAACCGAAAATCTTTGACCTCTTAGCCGACAATATCCGCCATGATGTCCGGGAAAAGGGAGAATATCAACTGACTTCCTGTTTGCAAACTCTCCTAGAAAAAGAACAAATTACTGGGTATCTTGTCCCAGGTCGCTGTTTTGATACGGGTCTACCAGAAACCTATTTTAAGACTCTGGTAGAATTCCGCAATATCAAGACTAAATCCTAG
- the speA gene encoding biosynthetic arginine decarboxylase, which translates to MKLQPLTPSASDSVSDHGVSDQMGTWTIEDSEKLYHIQGWGEPYFSINAAGHITVSPQGDRGGSIDLYELVESLKKRNLGLPLLIRFPDILEDRIERLNACFSKAIARYNYPGVYRGVYPVKCNQERHLIEDLVRFGEPYQLGLEAGSKPELLIALACLTTPGALLICNGYKDRQYIETAMLAQRLGRKTIVVMEQLEEVELAIAASQNLGIQPILGVRAKLGSRGVGRWGGSTGDRAKFGLTIPEIIQVCDRLQGLGMLDCLQLLHFHIGSQISSISAIKDAIREASQIYVELAKLGANMQYLDVGGGLGVDYDGSKTNAPASKNYNMQNYANDIVAEVKEACEQGKIDAPVLISESGRAIASHQSILVFDILGSSEPSTANPPNINDDDHLLLRNLAETYQSINPDNYQEAYHDAIQFKGEAISVFNFGYLNLRDRAKAEQLYWACCHKIREIIRDLEIIPDDLKSIEQIMASIYYVNLSVFKSAPDSWAIDQLFPILPIHRLNEEPTQRATLADLTCDSDGKIDRFINWGDSKPILELHPLTPSQPYYLGMFLAGAYQEIMGNLHNLFGDTHVVHIQLNPQGYQVEYVIKGDTMNEVLGYVQYDSEDLVESIRRQTEKALQSQKITIEESQLLLQNYERSLTQYTYLTSH; encoded by the coding sequence ATGAAATTACAACCCCTGACCCCTTCTGCTTCGGACTCGGTTTCTGATCATGGGGTATCTGACCAAATGGGAACTTGGACTATTGAAGATAGCGAGAAACTCTACCACATTCAGGGGTGGGGTGAACCCTACTTTTCTATTAATGCTGCGGGTCATATCACGGTTTCCCCACAAGGCGATCGCGGTGGGTCTATTGATTTATATGAGTTGGTCGAGTCTCTGAAAAAACGAAATCTGGGGCTACCTTTACTGATCCGCTTTCCTGATATCCTGGAGGACCGCATTGAACGCCTAAACGCTTGTTTTTCTAAGGCGATCGCCCGCTATAATTATCCGGGAGTTTATCGGGGAGTTTATCCGGTTAAGTGTAACCAAGAACGTCATCTGATTGAGGATTTGGTGCGCTTTGGGGAGCCTTATCAATTGGGATTAGAGGCGGGTTCTAAACCGGAATTGTTGATTGCTTTGGCTTGTCTGACTACTCCCGGTGCTTTACTGATTTGTAATGGCTATAAAGACCGACAATATATCGAAACCGCCATGTTAGCCCAACGGTTGGGACGTAAAACTATTGTGGTGATGGAACAGTTAGAAGAAGTGGAATTAGCCATAGCCGCTAGTCAAAATCTGGGGATACAACCGATTTTAGGAGTGCGGGCGAAATTGGGAAGCCGAGGTGTAGGACGTTGGGGAGGTTCCACCGGCGATCGCGCTAAGTTTGGTTTAACTATTCCCGAAATTATCCAAGTATGCGATCGCCTCCAGGGTTTGGGAATGTTGGATTGTTTGCAGCTTCTACACTTCCATATTGGCTCACAAATCTCCTCTATTAGTGCGATTAAAGATGCCATCCGAGAAGCTAGTCAAATTTATGTGGAACTCGCTAAATTAGGCGCTAATATGCAATATCTGGATGTCGGCGGCGGCTTGGGGGTAGATTATGATGGTTCTAAAACTAACGCCCCCGCTTCCAAAAACTACAATATGCAAAACTATGCTAATGATATTGTGGCGGAAGTTAAGGAAGCCTGCGAACAGGGAAAAATTGATGCGCCTGTTTTAATTAGCGAAAGTGGAAGGGCGATCGCTTCTCATCAGTCTATCTTGGTTTTTGATATCCTGGGAAGTAGTGAACCCAGCACCGCCAACCCTCCGAATATTAATGATGATGACCATCTCCTACTCAGGAATTTAGCCGAAACCTATCAATCTATTAATCCCGATAATTACCAAGAAGCCTATCACGACGCGATCCAGTTTAAAGGGGAGGCGATTAGTGTCTTTAATTTCGGTTACTTGAATTTACGCGATCGCGCCAAAGCTGAACAATTATATTGGGCTTGTTGTCATAAAATCCGCGAGATTATTCGAGACTTGGAAATTATCCCGGATGATTTAAAGTCTATTGAGCAGATTATGGCTTCTATTTACTATGTAAATCTCTCCGTGTTCAAGTCTGCGCCGGACTCCTGGGCGATTGACCAACTCTTCCCGATTTTGCCAATTCATCGCCTTAATGAAGAACCAACTCAAAGGGCGACTTTGGCAGATTTGACCTGTGATAGTGATGGTAAAATAGACCGCTTTATCAATTGGGGAGATTCTAAACCCATCTTGGAACTGCACCCCTTAACCCCTTCACAGCCCTACTATTTGGGGATGTTTTTGGCGGGCGCATATCAGGAAATTATGGGGAATTTACATAACCTATTTGGCGATACCCATGTGGTTCATATTCAACTCAATCCTCAAGGTTATCAGGTAGAATATGTCATCAAAGGCGACACTATGAATGAGGTTTTGGGTTATGTACAATATGACAGTGAGGATTTGGTGGAAAGTATCCGCCGCCAAACTGAAAAAGCCCTTCAGTCCCAGAAAATTACCATCGAAGAATCTCAGCTTCTCCTACAAAACTATGAACGCAGTTTGACCCAATATACCTATTTGACCTCTCACTGA
- a CDS encoding WD40 repeat domain-containing protein — protein MTQNLANWLTEQLPEDRLHVLRHQPIYLAEIKDIKRLVDWLMDFGFLEQKLANVGIAAIIDDYDLALPLVSPGQQRVFQLIQKSLLMSSHILEENNDQLAEQLMGRLLYFSEEGIKGFIEQVKQYQQRSWFCPLFPCFDSPDGVLIRTLEGHEDSVNAVAITPDGRAGVSASGDTTLKLWNLKTGRVVRSLQGHTCRVLALAISPSGKRAISGSYDNTIKMWDLRTGEELRSLVGHGDWVTAVAITPDGKRALSGSKDTTIRLWDLVTGEEIRTFTGHGDLVAAVAITPDGKRALSASFDKTLKLWDLQTGEELRSLVGHEGSVWAVAITPDGKRALSGSFDQTLKLWDLQTGKELRSFVGHEDSVNAVAITPDGERALSGSFDKTLKLWDLQTGEELRSFMGHCRWVWDVAITPDGTQALSGSFDKTLKLWDLGTEEELDCFHGHSHAISAVAITPDDRFALSGSYDETLKLWDLRTGQELRCLVGHSDWVRTVAITPDGKRALSGSEDTTLKLWDLESGQELYSLNGHTDPVRAVAISRDGRWALSGSEDNTLKLWDMITLKEIRSFSGHDDSVSAVAISCDGRWALSGSEDNTLKLWDLQTGLEVRSLVGHRRWVDALAITPDGKQALSGSFDDTLKLWDLLTGREVRSLVGHRRSVNAVAITPDAKRAVSGSFDDTLLLWDLNTGTVLAKFITSSAVRSCAIASDGRTVVAGDGGGQMYFLTIQG, from the coding sequence ATGACCCAAAATCTGGCAAATTGGCTGACTGAACAGTTACCAGAAGACCGTCTCCATGTGTTACGACACCAACCTATTTATCTGGCGGAAATTAAGGATATAAAACGCTTGGTTGATTGGTTAATGGATTTTGGCTTTTTGGAACAAAAGTTAGCCAATGTGGGGATCGCGGCGATAATTGATGATTATGATTTAGCCTTACCTTTAGTGTCCCCAGGTCAGCAACGGGTTTTCCAATTGATTCAAAAGTCTTTGTTGATGTCTTCTCATATCCTGGAGGAAAATAACGACCAGTTGGCGGAACAGTTGATGGGACGGCTACTGTATTTCTCGGAAGAGGGGATTAAGGGTTTTATTGAACAGGTGAAACAATACCAGCAGCGGTCTTGGTTTTGTCCGCTGTTTCCCTGTTTTGATTCCCCTGATGGGGTGCTGATTCGGACTTTGGAGGGTCATGAAGACTCGGTGAATGCGGTGGCGATTACTCCTGATGGTAGGGCTGGTGTGTCGGCTTCGGGAGATACTACTCTAAAGTTGTGGAATTTGAAGACGGGACGGGTAGTGCGATCGCTTCAGGGTCATACTTGTAGGGTCTTGGCTTTGGCGATTAGCCCTAGCGGTAAGCGGGCGATTTCCGGCTCCTATGATAACACTATCAAAATGTGGGATTTACGGACGGGTGAAGAGTTGCGATCGCTTGTCGGTCATGGGGATTGGGTGACAGCGGTGGCGATTACTCCGGACGGTAAACGCGCTCTGTCAGGCTCAAAAGATACTACTATCAGGCTGTGGGATTTGGTGACGGGGGAGGAAATACGAACTTTTACCGGTCACGGGGATTTGGTGGCGGCGGTGGCGATTACTCCGGACGGTAAACGCGCTCTGTCGGCTTCTTTTGATAAGACTCTCAAACTCTGGGATTTACAAACCGGGGAAGAGTTGCGATCGCTTGTCGGTCATGAAGGTTCAGTTTGGGCGGTGGCAATTACTCCGGACGGGAAACGCGCTCTGTCGGGGTCCTTTGACCAAACTCTAAAACTCTGGGATCTACAAACCGGGAAAGAGTTGCGATCGTTTGTCGGTCATGAAGACTCGGTGAATGCGGTGGCGATTACTCCGGACGGAGAAAGGGCTTTGTCGGGGTCTTTTGATAAGACTCTCAAACTCTGGGATTTACAAACCGGGGAAGAGTTGCGATCTTTTATGGGTCATTGTCGTTGGGTGTGGGATGTGGCGATCACTCCAGACGGTACGCAAGCACTATCGGGTTCTTTTGATAAGACCCTCAAACTCTGGGATTTGGGTACGGAAGAGGAGTTAGATTGTTTCCACGGTCATAGTCATGCTATCTCTGCGGTAGCAATTACCCCTGATGATAGGTTTGCTCTGTCGGGTTCCTATGATGAAACTCTCAAGTTGTGGGATTTGCGGACAGGACAGGAGTTGCGCTGCTTGGTGGGTCACAGTGATTGGGTCAGGACGGTAGCCATTACCCCAGACGGTAAACGGGCTTTATCTGGGTCGGAAGATACTACTCTCAAGCTGTGGGATTTGGAGTCGGGACAAGAATTATATTCTTTGAATGGTCATACTGACCCGGTTAGGGCGGTGGCGATTAGCCGTGATGGTCGGTGGGCGCTTTCGGGGTCGGAGGATAACACCCTGAAACTTTGGGATATGATCACTCTCAAGGAAATTCGGTCTTTTAGCGGTCATGATGATTCCGTTTCAGCGGTGGCGATTAGCTGTGATGGTAGGTGGGCGCTTTCGGGGTCGGAGGATAACACCCTTAAACTCTGGGATTTACAAACTGGACTGGAAGTGCGATCGCTTGTTGGTCATCGCCGCTGGGTTGATGCGTTGGCGATTACCCCAGACGGTAAACAGGCTCTGTCCGGTTCCTTTGATGATACTCTCAAGTTATGGGATTTGCTCACCGGGCGAGAAGTGCGATCGCTTGTCGGTCATCGGCGATCGGTTAATGCTGTGGCGATTACCCCAGACGCTAAACGGGCTGTGTCCGGTTCTTTTGACGATACCCTCCTGTTATGGGATTTGAACACCGGAACCGTCCTCGCTAAGTTCATCACTTCTTCTGCTGTCCGATCCTGTGCGATCGCTTCTGATGGCCGTACAGTGGTCGCTGGTGATGGCGGCGGACAAATGTATTTTTTAACCATTCAGGGCTGA